A window from Gopherus flavomarginatus isolate rGopFla2 chromosome 4, rGopFla2.mat.asm, whole genome shotgun sequence encodes these proteins:
- the WTAP gene encoding pre-mRNA-splicing regulator WTAP isoform X2, whose product MTNEEPLPKKVRLSETDFKVLGRDELILRWKQYEAYVQALEGKYTDLNSNDVTGLRESEEKLKQQQQESARRENILVMRLATKEQEMQECTNQIQYLKQVQQPSVAQLRSTMVDPAINLFFLKMKGELEQTKDKLEQAQNELSAWKFTPDRGLMASDYSEEVATSENFFLSRTCRHVQSGSI is encoded by the exons ATGACTAATGAAGAACCTCTCCCAAAGAAG GTTCGCCTTAGTGAAACAGACTTTAAGGTTTTGGGTAGAGATGAACTGATCCTAAG GTGGAAGCAATATGAAGCGTATGTACAGGCTCTGGAGGGCAAATACACAGATCTTAATT CTAATGATGTAACTGGATTGAGAGAGTCTGAAGAGAAGCTGAAGCAGCAACAGCAAGAGTCTGCCCGAAGAGAGAATATCCTGGTGATGAGGCTGGCAACTAAGGAGCAGGAAATGCAAGAGTGTACT AATCAGATTCAGTACCTCAAGCAAGTCCAGCAGCCTAGTGTTGCCCAACTGAGATCAACAATGGTGGACCCAGCCATCAACTTGTTTTTCCTAAAAATGAAAGGTGAACTGGAACAGACTAAAGACAAACTGGAACAAGCCCAAAATGAACTGAGTGCCTGGAAATTTACGCCTGAtag AGGCCTGATGGCGTCGGACTATTCTGAAGAAGTGGCCACCTCTGAAAATTTTTTCCTTTCTAGAACATGTAGACACGTGCAAAGTGGTTCTATTTGA